The DNA segment TTAACAATGGGATTGCTGTCAGCATGTGGTAATAATGATGAAGCTGGAACTACTTCAGAAAATAATGAAGATAGTACAGGAGAGCAAATTATATTAAAAATGGGGAATATCACACAAGCAAATTCTGAGCTAAGTTTAACGTTGGAAAGAATTGGTAAAGAGTTAGAGAAACGTACAGATGGAAGAATTAAAGCAGAGTATTATCCAGCGGGTCAATTGGGAAATGAATCTGATATGATGCAACAATTAAATACAGGAAGCCTAGATATCGGGAACATTACAACAGCCCAGCTTAGCAATTCATCCCCTGCTTTTGGTGCTTGGTTAATGCCTTTCCTTGTGGATAACCATGAACAAGCATATAAACTTTGGACCAGTGAGGAATCAATGGCTTTGTTTGATACGTTAACTGACGAAAATGTAAAGGGGCTAGGGTATTCTTCTTCGGGATTTAGATATATTTTGTCAACAAAACCTATTGTAGAAGCAAAGGATTTTAATGGGTATAAACTACGAACAACGCCAAGCCCCACGATTTTAGATTATTGGAATTCGCTAAAGGCTTCACCTACACCTATGCCACTAACGGAAGTGTATACCTCATTACAAACAGGTGTGATTGATGGAATTGATATTGATTCAGAAGCAGTAACATCGGAGAAATTAACGGATATTGCCAAGCATATGACACCAGACAACCATATGTATTGGGCTTCTGCAATTTTGATCAATAAAGATTTGTGGAATCGTTTATCAGAAGAAGATCAAGAGTTGCTTCAAGAGGTTGTTAATGAAAAAACAAAAGAAAACGCTGAGCAAATTGAAGCTAATGAAAAAGAATTACTAGAAACAGGAGAAGAAACTCTTGGAATTACGATTCATTC comes from the Pueribacillus theae genome and includes:
- a CDS encoding TRAP transporter substrate-binding protein, translating into MKKKNKFIINILGLVLTMGLLSACGNNDEAGTTSENNEDSTGEQIILKMGNITQANSELSLTLERIGKELEKRTDGRIKAEYYPAGQLGNESDMMQQLNTGSLDIGNITTAQLSNSSPAFGAWLMPFLVDNHEQAYKLWTSEESMALFDTLTDENVKGLGYSSSGFRYILSTKPIVEAKDFNGYKLRTTPSPTILDYWNSLKASPTPMPLTEVYTSLQTGVIDGIDIDSEAVTSEKLTDIAKHMTPDNHMYWASAILINKDLWNRLSEEDQELLQEVVNEKTKENAEQIEANEKELLETGEETLGITIHSLKDRSEFDPYIKKVEDIWKEKSPEIADFLKKAEEIKAE